The following are encoded in a window of Carya illinoinensis cultivar Pawnee chromosome 15, C.illinoinensisPawnee_v1, whole genome shotgun sequence genomic DNA:
- the LOC122296255 gene encoding ASC1-like protein, whose protein sequence is MGATTWIDWELESYPKPEDLLVVPLFALFFPSVRLFLDRCVFEKLARRLIFGKGHIALDVEAHDKRKKLNKFKESAWKCVYFSSAELLALSVTYDELWFTNTKYFWVGPGDQVWPDQKMKLKLKAFYMYAAGFYTYSIIALIFWETRRSDFLVSMFHHIASVILITLSYIFRFARVGSIILAIHDGSDVFIEVGKMSKYSGFEKIASVSFGLFVLSWTVLRIIYYPFWILWSTSYEVLLTLDMEKHMVNGSIYYYLFNTLLFCLLVINIYWWKLMVVMLLEQIHARGQIGDDPRSDSESEAEHDD, encoded by the exons ATGGGAGCCACTACTTGGATCGATTGGGAGCTGGAGTCGTACCCGAAGCCCGAAGACTTGTTGGTCGTTCCCTTATTTGCTCTCTTTTTCCCTTCCGTGCGGCTTTTTCTTGACAGATGCGTCTTTGAG AAATTAGCCAGGCGATTGATTTTTGGAAAGGGGCACATCGCTTTGGACGTTGAGGCACATGATAAGAGGAAGAAACTCAATAAATTCAAAGAGTCTGCATGGAAATGTGTTTATTTTTCCTCAGCAGAGCTTTTGGCTCTTTCTGTTACCTATGATGAGCTATGGTTCACTAATACCAAATACTTTTGGGTAGGGCCTGGAGATCAGGTTTGGCCAGACCAGAAAATGAA GTTAAAATTGAAGGCATTCTACATGTATGCTGCCGGGTTCTATACTTACTCCATCATTGCTCTGATCTTTTGGGAAACGAGACGTTCCGACTTTTTGGTATCAATGTTTCATCATATAGCAAGTGTTATATTAATCACGCTGTCTTATATTTTCAG GTTTGCCCGTGTTGGTTCGATCATTTTAGCTATCCATGATGGAAGTGATGTATTTATAGAAGTTGGAAAGATGTCCAAATATAGTGGCTTTGAAAAGATAGCAAGCGTTTCTTTTGGtctttttgttctctcttggACTGTGCTTCGCATTATCTACTATCCCTTCTGGATACTTTGGAGCACTAG CTATGAAGTTCTTTTGACCTTGGACATGGAGAAGCACATGGTGAATGGATCCATTTATTATTACTTGTTTAATACTCTTCTTTTCTGCTTGCTCGTTATAAATATCTATTGGTGGAAGTTGATGGTTGTAATGCTCTTGGAACAAATTCATGCAAGAGGCCAGATTGGTGATGATCCTAGATCTG ATTCTGAAAGTGAGGCGGAACACGATGACTGA